The genome window AGCCGATCTTGGGGACTTGTGCCACGTTGCCGGCCTTGTCGAAGAAGACGCGGACGCGCTTGGTGTTGAAGTCATCGGTCACGGCGGAGTCGACAGGCACAAGGATCACCTGGATGTCCGGGCGGTCCTCCTGGATCTTGCGCTTCGCCACCTCAGCAGGCATCCCCTCCACCTCCGGCCACGATG of Zea mays cultivar B73 chromosome 8, Zm-B73-REFERENCE-NAM-5.0, whole genome shotgun sequence contains these proteins:
- the LOC100280776 gene encoding subtilisin-chymotrypsin inhibitor CI-1C, with the translated sequence MSHSHSTKTSWPEVEGMPAEVAKRKIQEDRPDIQVILVPVDSAVTDDFNTKRVRVFFDKAGNVAQVPKIG